One Lysinibacillus sp. OF-1 DNA segment encodes these proteins:
- a CDS encoding Spo0B domain-containing protein encodes MNNQSLTISEVLRFANHDYVNQLQLIRMNLDLGRIDESKKLIQHYSEQLRVFSILNRLQLPQTIEWLQTAGWRYPSLAWKLSGEIKKPVTNNIDREVVDYLNKTVMHVYDTLDPFTEQILTLDVRVDDHTFAVTFTLNGLWSADAFTEKGLKQFDIQTIEQTTTRWQYVLSANRE; translated from the coding sequence ATGAACAATCAATCACTAACCATTAGTGAAGTATTACGTTTTGCAAATCATGATTATGTGAATCAACTGCAACTGATTCGCATGAATTTAGATTTAGGTAGAATTGATGAATCAAAGAAACTTATTCAACATTATTCAGAACAATTACGCGTGTTTTCTATCCTCAATCGACTACAATTACCACAAACAATTGAGTGGCTACAAACAGCAGGATGGCGTTATCCATCACTAGCATGGAAGCTAAGCGGTGAGATAAAAAAGCCAGTGACCAACAATATTGATCGGGAAGTTGTAGATTATTTAAACAAAACAGTTATGCATGTTTATGATACATTAGATCCATTTACAGAGCAGATCCTAACGCTTGATGTACGTGTTGACGATCATACATTTGCCGTGACATTCACGCTAAATGGGTTATGGAGTGCTGATGCATTCACCGAAAAAGGTTTGAAACAATTCGACATTCAAACAATTGAGCAGACAACTACGCGCTGGCAATATGTCTTGAGTGCAAATAGGGAGTGA
- the rpmA gene encoding 50S ribosomal protein L27 has protein sequence MKLLLALDLQLFASKKGVGSTKNGRDSESKRLGAKRADGQFVTGGSILYRQRGTKIYPGTNVGRGGDDTLFAKVDGVVKFERLGRDRKQVSVYPTTQEA, from the coding sequence ATGAAATTATTATTAGCATTAGATCTTCAACTTTTCGCATCGAAAAAAGGGGTAGGTTCTACTAAAAACGGACGTGATTCTGAGTCTAAACGACTTGGTGCTAAACGTGCTGATGGCCAATTCGTAACTGGTGGTTCAATTCTTTACCGTCAACGCGGTACAAAAATTTACCCAGGTACAAACGTAGGTCGTGGTGGTGACGATACACTATTTGCTAAAGTTGACGGCGTTGTTAAATTCGAACGCTTAGGTCGCGATCGCAAACAAGTATCTGTATATCCAACTACACAAGAAGCTTAA
- a CDS encoding ribosomal-processing cysteine protease Prp: MIQVTIHHNENRHVSAFEFSGHAGYDESGKDLVCAGASTIAIGTVNAIYALLQIQPEVEQAAEGGGYLKVDLPSDLEPEVDAKLQLIVQVMTAQVYSMVQNYGQYIQINYNQVGGGTR; encoded by the coding sequence ATGATACAAGTTACGATTCATCACAATGAAAATAGACATGTGTCAGCATTTGAATTTTCAGGACATGCTGGGTACGATGAATCTGGTAAAGATTTAGTGTGTGCAGGAGCATCTACTATTGCCATTGGTACAGTAAATGCTATTTATGCATTATTACAAATTCAACCAGAAGTCGAACAAGCTGCTGAAGGTGGAGGCTATCTTAAGGTAGATTTACCATCAGATTTAGAGCCTGAAGTAGATGCAAAACTACAGTTAATTGTTCAAGTAATGACTGCCCAAGTGTATTCTATGGTGCAAAATTACGGACAATACATCCAAATCAACTACAACCAAGTAGGAGGTGGAACTCGATGA
- the rplU gene encoding 50S ribosomal protein L21 — protein sequence MYAIIETGGKQIKVEAGQEIYVEKLGVEADEVVTFDKVLFVGGENVKVGAPFVEGATVTAKVVKEGRAKKIVVFKLKAKKNYRRKQGHRQPYTKLVVEAINA from the coding sequence ATGTACGCAATTATTGAAACTGGTGGTAAACAAATCAAAGTAGAAGCTGGTCAAGAAATCTATGTTGAGAAATTAGGCGTAGAAGCTGATGAGGTTGTTACTTTTGATAAAGTATTATTCGTAGGTGGCGAAAACGTTAAAGTTGGCGCTCCATTCGTAGAAGGCGCTACAGTAACAGCTAAAGTTGTTAAAGAAGGCCGTGCGAAAAAAATCGTTGTTTTCAAATTGAAAGCTAAAAAGAACTACCGTCGTAAACAAGGTCACCGTCAACCTTACACAAAATTAGTTGTTGAAGCAATCAACGCTTAA
- a CDS encoding stage IV sporulation protein FB produces MRIKLHLLCIPLVFVMIFSGQLAYYAIILFSLLWHEAGHLVAAVLCGVKVKSCVITPYGGEIQFENPAVVQASSLLWIALGGPIATIIGIGLAFFMPDLLATKLITVQLVLLAVNIVPIIPLDGGRLVLAWLFLSYPRAQVVEMYYWLSFIIATTLLLVTFKFLPQSIFLAIINLFIWLQALKEWRYRKYRVAFEKYVMNRLT; encoded by the coding sequence ATGAGGATTAAATTACATCTTCTATGTATCCCTCTGGTATTTGTCATGATTTTTAGTGGACAATTAGCTTATTACGCCATCATTTTATTTTCTTTGCTGTGGCACGAGGCAGGTCATTTAGTAGCAGCAGTATTGTGCGGAGTGAAGGTGAAATCATGCGTTATTACACCATATGGGGGAGAAATTCAATTTGAAAATCCAGCGGTTGTGCAAGCTTCGTCACTCCTATGGATTGCATTAGGAGGACCAATCGCTACCATTATTGGGATTGGCCTCGCTTTTTTTATGCCTGATCTGCTCGCCACTAAGCTAATAACTGTACAATTAGTGTTACTGGCTGTAAATATTGTGCCCATCATACCGTTAGATGGTGGCAGGCTAGTATTAGCCTGGCTATTTTTAAGTTATCCAAGAGCTCAAGTGGTGGAAATGTATTATTGGTTGTCTTTCATCATTGCCACTACACTATTACTAGTCACTTTCAAGTTCTTGCCACAGTCTATTTTTTTAGCCATCATTAATTTATTCATTTGGCTGCAAGCATTGAAAGAATGGCGCTATCGAAAATATAGAGTTGCTTTTGAAAAATATGTTATGAATAGATTGACTTAA
- a CDS encoding peptidoglycan DD-metalloendopeptidase family protein encodes MFKKWKWFVTILLVAAIMLVIRLEDQGVVDTPVRKLVTTSADLTYLSELGQSWFEKEKETIMVSSDVGQADLLTFANAQVFKEGYLLQYDVGLPIYAGQNGLVVFTGHTKYTGKTMTISYEDGTTVSYGMLDSLAQLPYTSIQANDLIGMKEAGQLYMSIEKGDTHYDLEQIVQWLESTETNED; translated from the coding sequence TTGTTTAAAAAATGGAAATGGTTCGTCACGATACTACTTGTGGCAGCAATCATGCTTGTAATTCGTTTAGAAGATCAAGGCGTAGTAGATACACCCGTTCGAAAGCTTGTAACAACCTCTGCAGATTTAACCTATTTAAGTGAGCTCGGACAAAGTTGGTTCGAAAAAGAAAAAGAGACCATCATGGTATCAAGTGATGTAGGGCAGGCCGATCTTCTAACATTTGCTAATGCCCAAGTTTTTAAAGAAGGTTATTTATTGCAGTATGATGTTGGTTTACCGATCTATGCTGGGCAGAATGGGTTGGTGGTTTTTACTGGTCATACAAAGTATACGGGCAAGACTATGACAATCAGCTATGAGGACGGGACAACGGTATCTTATGGTATGTTAGATAGTTTAGCGCAGCTCCCTTATACATCGATTCAAGCTAATGATTTAATTGGTATGAAAGAAGCTGGTCAATTATATATGTCCATTGAAAAGGGAGATACTCATTATGATTTAGAGCAAATTGTACAATGGCTTGAATCGACGGAGACCAATGAGGATTAA
- the minD gene encoding septum site-determining protein MinD gives MGEAIVITSGKGGVGKTTTTANLGTALALQGKKICLVDTDIGLRNLDVILGLENRIIYDLVDVVEGRCKIHQALIKDKRVDEKLFLLPAAQTTDKNAVTPEQMKSLVEELKRDYDYVLIDCPAGIEQGYRNAVAGADHAIVVTTPEISAVRDADRIIGLLEQEEITAPKLIINRIRQHMMKSGDTLDVNEITTHLSIDLLGIIVDSEGVISSSNKGEPIVMDPSNKASLGYRNIARRILGESVPLMAIQNEQRGMFSKLKALFSK, from the coding sequence GTGGGAGAAGCGATCGTCATAACTTCAGGTAAGGGCGGTGTCGGTAAAACAACGACAACGGCTAACCTTGGGACTGCATTGGCTCTACAAGGTAAAAAAATATGTTTAGTTGATACAGATATCGGCCTACGCAATTTAGATGTCATTTTAGGTCTCGAAAATCGTATTATTTATGACCTAGTTGATGTGGTGGAAGGACGCTGTAAAATCCATCAAGCATTAATTAAGGATAAGCGCGTAGATGAGAAACTATTTTTATTACCTGCTGCTCAAACAACGGATAAAAACGCTGTTACCCCTGAGCAAATGAAGAGCTTAGTAGAGGAATTGAAAAGGGATTATGATTATGTATTAATCGATTGCCCTGCCGGTATTGAACAAGGCTATCGTAATGCTGTCGCTGGTGCAGATCATGCGATTGTTGTGACAACACCTGAAATCTCCGCTGTTCGTGATGCAGATCGTATCATTGGTTTACTTGAACAAGAAGAGATTACAGCACCTAAACTCATCATTAATCGTATTCGACAGCATATGATGAAGAGCGGTGATACATTGGATGTCAATGAAATTACTACACATCTTTCTATTGATCTATTAGGCATTATTGTCGATAGTGAGGGTGTCATCTCATCTTCCAATAAAGGTGAACCAATCGTCATGGACCCATCAAATAAAGCATCATTGGGCTATCGCAATATTGCCCGTCGTATTCTTGGTGAGTCCGTGCCATTGATGGCTATTCAAAATGAGCAAAGAGGTATGTTTTCAAAACTTAAGGCTCTATTTTCAAAATAA
- the minC gene encoding septum site-determining protein MinC — MKKQLVNMKGTKDGFVLRLDDQCSYSELVEELKKKVLEGGIDGKVDVQLYLGYRYCTDEQMNELIKIVEETEQLIVSKVQSEVLTVQESNQKMIEGQQDTYIGVVRSGQVLRSSGDIIIVGHVNPNGRVEAGGNVYVLGRLKGIAHAGVHGNKEAIIAASRFEATHIMIADQVQAMSDEHVNAINQAEMTCAFLGYDGRITYDQIHALKNIRPLLNVSKGGS; from the coding sequence ATGAAAAAACAGTTAGTTAATATGAAGGGAACGAAGGACGGTTTTGTACTACGTCTAGACGATCAATGTTCGTATAGCGAGTTAGTAGAAGAATTGAAGAAGAAAGTGTTAGAAGGCGGTATCGATGGTAAAGTAGATGTACAATTATACTTAGGCTATCGATACTGTACTGATGAACAAATGAATGAGCTGATAAAAATTGTAGAAGAAACGGAGCAACTTATTGTATCTAAGGTGCAAAGTGAAGTACTGACTGTCCAAGAAAGCAACCAGAAAATGATTGAAGGTCAACAAGATACATATATTGGTGTGGTCAGATCAGGACAAGTTCTGCGTTCATCAGGGGACATTATCATTGTAGGCCATGTAAATCCAAACGGTCGAGTAGAGGCTGGCGGTAATGTATATGTCCTAGGTAGACTAAAAGGAATTGCACATGCGGGTGTGCATGGCAATAAAGAAGCAATCATTGCAGCATCTCGATTTGAAGCCACACATATCATGATTGCTGATCAAGTTCAGGCAATGTCAGATGAACATGTAAACGCGATCAATCAGGCAGAAATGACTTGTGCATTTCTTGGCTATGATGGACGCATTACGTACGATCAAATTCATGCCTTAAAAAATATACGACCATTGTTAAATGTGTCTAAGGGAGGAAGCTAG
- the mreD gene encoding rod shape-determining protein MreD, with protein sequence MVRFLIPSVAVLLFLLEPEFAMLSPIEIKGEVYFLVPRFLILYLIFISIYYSRKRAVMYGVFFGVLYDVFYIDIIGLYSVLYPLICFLAGSIVKVIHQHLVVTTTISVVLVAILEFILYQFFFLIDFTAIPLADFLRSRLLPTIIANALFLMILGWAFKYLINARVLQRAREVS encoded by the coding sequence ATGGTTCGATTTCTCATCCCCTCTGTAGCGGTTTTACTATTCTTATTAGAGCCAGAATTTGCTATGCTTTCCCCGATTGAAATTAAAGGGGAAGTCTATTTTCTGGTACCACGTTTTTTAATCTTATATTTAATTTTTATATCCATCTATTACAGCCGTAAACGTGCGGTAATGTATGGAGTTTTTTTTGGTGTCTTGTATGATGTGTTTTACATTGATATTATTGGATTATATTCAGTGCTTTATCCACTTATATGTTTTTTAGCAGGCTCTATCGTGAAAGTTATCCATCAGCACTTAGTTGTGACAACGACAATTTCAGTTGTACTAGTAGCCATTTTAGAATTCATACTATATCAATTTTTCTTCCTAATTGATTTTACAGCAATACCTTTAGCGGATTTCTTACGTTCACGACTACTACCAACAATTATTGCTAATGCTTTATTTTTAATGATTCTTGGTTGGGCCTTCAAATATCTAATTAATGCGCGTGTCTTACAGAGAGCACGTGAAGTTTCTTAA
- the mreC gene encoding rod shape-determining protein MreC gives MPHFFFNKKVILLLVGMVFLVALISFSLRDRTNATLPEQIIKDTVGVAQSIVAKPANYINGIFNSIDSLLNTYEENKRLKARLEDFAVVQAEATDLKSENNKLRELLDKTESLKAFNPIHATVIARNPDQWEEKIILDKGSSHGVQKNMAVMTAKGLVGKIILVTPFTSEVELLYTNNPNYRVSAMVLGEKEAYGLIEGFDEERNKLIMKRIDSSLTVKEGEQVVSSGLGGIFPKGVPIGEITEVSTDDHGLTKMAYVKPSADFSILEHVVIAKRTSTVIDGSDGNTTNEDLSNPQEASEEEAE, from the coding sequence ATGCCACACTTTTTCTTCAATAAGAAAGTAATTTTGCTGCTCGTAGGTATGGTTTTTCTTGTGGCATTGATTAGCTTCTCATTACGTGATCGGACGAATGCAACTTTACCAGAGCAAATTATTAAAGATACTGTCGGCGTCGCACAATCGATTGTTGCGAAGCCGGCGAATTATATTAATGGTATTTTTAATAGTATTGACTCCCTCTTAAACACGTACGAAGAAAATAAACGTTTAAAAGCACGCTTAGAAGATTTTGCAGTTGTACAAGCTGAAGCTACGGATTTAAAATCAGAGAATAACAAGCTACGAGAGCTATTGGATAAAACCGAGAGCTTGAAGGCATTTAATCCAATTCATGCAACAGTGATTGCTAGAAATCCAGACCAGTGGGAAGAGAAAATCATTTTAGATAAAGGGTCTTCTCATGGTGTCCAAAAAAATATGGCAGTTATGACGGCGAAAGGTTTAGTAGGGAAAATTATACTAGTAACACCTTTCACATCTGAGGTAGAGCTTTTATATACAAATAATCCAAACTATCGTGTTTCTGCGATGGTATTAGGAGAAAAAGAAGCATACGGTTTAATCGAGGGCTTTGATGAAGAACGTAATAAACTCATTATGAAGCGAATCGATTCTAGCTTAACGGTGAAAGAAGGCGAGCAAGTAGTTTCTTCAGGGCTTGGTGGTATTTTCCCAAAAGGTGTCCCAATCGGAGAAATTACAGAAGTTAGTACAGATGATCATGGCTTAACAAAAATGGCTTATGTCAAACCATCTGCTGATTTTTCAATTTTAGAACATGTTGTCATTGCTAAACGTACATCAACAGTTATTGATGGCTCAGACGGCAATACAACAAATGAAGATTTATCGAATCCGCAAGAGGCGAGTGAAGAGGAGGCGGAATGA
- a CDS encoding rod shape-determining protein has product MFGLGSKDVGIDLGTANTLVFIKGKGIVLREPSVVAKNTKTGDIVAVGNDAKNMIGRTPGSIVAIRPMKDGVIADFDITTAMIEYYLKEACKNSGGNWKKPNVMICVPYGITSVEQRAVIDAARQAGAKEAFTIEEPFAAAIGSNLPVWDPTGSMVVDIGGGTTEVAVISLGGIVTSESVRVGGDAMDQSIISYIRKTYNLTIGERTAEAVKMEIGTALAEGPENKMDIRGRDLLTGLPKTIEISSQEISESLREAVASIIDGVRKTLEQTPPELSADVMERGIVLTGGGALLTNLDKVISQETNMPVFIAEDPLDCVAIGTGKALDHIDLIRQQQVKG; this is encoded by the coding sequence TTGTTTGGACTAGGAAGCAAAGATGTCGGGATTGACCTCGGCACAGCGAATACATTAGTGTTTATTAAAGGAAAGGGGATCGTTTTACGTGAACCTTCAGTTGTAGCAAAAAATACAAAAACAGGAGATATCGTTGCCGTTGGTAATGATGCGAAAAATATGATTGGTCGTACACCTGGCTCAATCGTAGCAATTCGTCCAATGAAAGATGGCGTTATTGCTGACTTCGATATTACAACAGCAATGATCGAATATTACTTAAAAGAGGCATGTAAAAACTCTGGAGGCAACTGGAAAAAACCGAATGTGATGATTTGTGTGCCTTATGGCATTACATCAGTGGAGCAACGTGCGGTTATTGATGCAGCACGACAAGCGGGTGCAAAAGAGGCGTTCACAATTGAAGAGCCATTTGCAGCAGCAATCGGTTCAAATCTTCCTGTATGGGATCCTACTGGCTCAATGGTTGTTGATATCGGTGGTGGTACAACAGAAGTTGCCGTTATTTCTTTAGGTGGTATTGTAACGAGTGAATCCGTACGTGTTGGTGGGGATGCGATGGATCAATCCATCATTTCGTATATTCGTAAAACATATAATTTAACAATTGGTGAACGTACTGCAGAAGCTGTGAAAATGGAAATTGGTACGGCATTGGCAGAAGGTCCAGAGAATAAAATGGATATTCGAGGACGTGACCTATTAACTGGTTTACCAAAAACAATCGAAATTTCTTCACAGGAAATTTCTGAATCATTGCGTGAAGCGGTTGCCTCTATTATTGACGGCGTTCGCAAAACATTAGAACAAACCCCTCCTGAATTATCTGCTGACGTAATGGAACGTGGTATTGTATTAACTGGTGGTGGTGCGCTATTAACAAACTTAGACAAAGTTATTAGCCAAGAAACAAACATGCCAGTCTTTATCGCAGAAGATCCGTTAGACTGTGTAGCAATTGGCACAGGTAAAGCATTAGATCATATCGACTTAATTCGTCAACAACAAGTAAAAGGGTAA
- a CDS encoding ArsR/SmtB family transcription factor, protein MKYLNSGNDLLLVLEALSNPHRLKIISVLYEGKQYVSQLAREIGISRPLLYLHLQKLEEAKLITSEMEILETGKAAKFYMLNPFELNINSELIYSLISSLTIKKKNYLKE, encoded by the coding sequence ATGAAATATTTAAATTCTGGAAATGATTTGCTTTTAGTTCTTGAGGCTCTTTCTAATCCCCATCGATTAAAGATAATAAGTGTGTTATATGAAGGAAAACAATATGTAAGTCAGTTAGCAAGAGAAATTGGAATTAGCAGACCTTTGCTTTACTTGCATCTTCAAAAATTAGAGGAGGCGAAACTTATTACAAGTGAAATGGAAATTTTAGAAACTGGTAAAGCAGCGAAATTTTATATGCTAAATCCATTTGAATTGAATATTAATTCAGAACTGATCTATTCACTTATTTCATCTTTAACAATTAAAAAGAAAAATTATTTAAAGGAGTAA
- a CDS encoding peptidoglycan recognition protein family protein codes for MTYAFKQSFLPSSKYSIKAPYTMVPQYITVHNTANDAPAANEISYMIGNNNQVSYHVAVDDKEVIQAIPFNRSAWHCGDGGGSTDPNALKKGNRLSIGIEICYSKSGGVRYGVAEENAVQYIAKLLKQYGWGIERVKKHQDWNGKYCPHRILSEDRWGSFLKRIEEAMKPKESDKPTEKDDDTMKFTNETTKTAVRDYIKQSVDKEVINKSWLEKFDNGTMTSGDFEGLKIIIAQR; via the coding sequence ATGACGTATGCATTCAAACAATCATTTTTACCTTCAAGCAAGTATTCAATCAAGGCGCCATATACAATGGTGCCTCAATATATTACTGTACACAACACAGCTAATGACGCACCTGCAGCTAATGAAATTTCGTACATGATTGGCAATAACAATCAGGTGTCTTACCATGTTGCCGTGGATGATAAAGAGGTTATTCAAGCAATTCCTTTTAACCGTAGCGCTTGGCATTGCGGGGACGGTGGAGGTAGTACCGACCCTAATGCTTTAAAGAAAGGTAACCGTCTTTCTATTGGAATTGAAATTTGTTACAGCAAGAGTGGTGGTGTTCGGTATGGAGTGGCTGAAGAAAATGCTGTCCAATACATTGCGAAGCTTTTAAAACAATATGGTTGGGGTATTGAGCGAGTTAAGAAACATCAGGACTGGAACGGTAAATATTGCCCTCACCGAATCTTAAGTGAAGATCGTTGGGGTAGTTTCTTAAAACGAATTGAAGAAGCAATGAAACCAAAAGAATCCGATAAACCAACAGAAAAGGATGATGACACAATGAAATTTACGAATGAAACAACTAAAACTGCAGTGCGTGATTACATTAAACAATCAGTTGATAAAGAGGTAATCAATAAATCTTGGTTGGAAAAATTCGATAATGGCACTATGACAAGTGGAGATTTTGAAGGATTGAAGATTATCATTGCACAAAGATAA
- a CDS encoding phage holin family protein produces the protein MEQSFKFLLSTVGGVVSWLVGGWGLLMTVLLILNAIDFLSGMAANWGTISSKRGYQGIIKKGMMWVWIVVANLIYLVLQDQGFSIGQIIPDAVVLMFILNELVSLGENSAKLGVDMPAPVKKALEIFNSKEEKVK, from the coding sequence ATGGAACAATCATTTAAATTTTTACTTAGCACAGTAGGTGGAGTAGTGTCGTGGCTTGTAGGCGGTTGGGGGTTATTAATGACGGTACTTCTAATTCTTAATGCAATCGATTTTCTATCAGGTATGGCAGCCAACTGGGGAACAATCAGTAGCAAACGTGGCTATCAAGGCATCATTAAGAAAGGCATGATGTGGGTTTGGATTGTAGTAGCTAATTTAATTTATTTAGTACTGCAAGACCAAGGCTTTTCAATTGGGCAAATTATTCCTGATGCCGTGGTATTGATGTTCATCTTAAACGAATTGGTGAGCTTAGGGGAAAATTCAGCCAAACTAGGAGTGGACATGCCTGCACCAGTAAAAAAAGCTTTAGAAATCTTCAATTCGAAGGAGGAAAAAGTGAAATGA
- a CDS encoding siphovirus ReqiPepy6 Gp37-like family protein — MQNIPLRIIDDEFNLLGEVDRYTSAQIGISWSGIGELELQINRYLQHADKLVKGNIIFPYNRLDQAYIIRHREIELDENGKQTENWSIKALSLKTFTSQRLIYPATGKTHESVTGNVETVMRHFVNTQMINPSDPARIFPRLVLGANQNKGPAIEENSRYDSLSEKLTELSELHGLGWNIELDLKNKRFVFVVKEGRNLVANQTGLPQAIFSTEFETIESLEYTESDLDYKNFAVVAGQGEGVERRIISIGDAAGADRYEMFVDARDVSEEDDEGNPRPVEKVVADLNKRGNEKLSEHAQEIYLGGQILTTSRLIYGKDFSVGDVVTVRDKGWGVTMDTRITAVKEVYEYGKRKIEVVFDNDKPTFISKMRREIDALKYELKK; from the coding sequence ATGCAAAACATTCCCTTAAGAATCATTGATGATGAATTTAATTTACTTGGTGAGGTAGATCGATATACATCAGCTCAAATTGGTATCTCATGGTCAGGTATTGGGGAGCTAGAGCTTCAAATCAATCGCTACCTACAACATGCCGACAAGCTAGTCAAAGGCAATATCATCTTCCCATACAATCGATTAGACCAAGCATATATCATTAGGCATCGTGAAATTGAGTTAGATGAAAACGGCAAGCAAACGGAGAACTGGAGTATTAAAGCCTTATCTTTAAAAACTTTCACGTCTCAGCGCCTTATATATCCAGCTACAGGTAAGACCCATGAAAGCGTGACAGGTAATGTAGAAACAGTAATGCGTCATTTCGTGAACACACAGATGATTAATCCTAGTGATCCTGCTCGTATCTTTCCACGATTAGTGCTAGGTGCTAACCAAAATAAAGGTCCAGCCATTGAAGAAAACTCAAGGTATGACTCATTAAGTGAAAAGCTGACCGAACTATCAGAGCTTCATGGTCTAGGTTGGAATATTGAGCTTGATCTGAAAAATAAACGTTTTGTATTCGTTGTGAAAGAAGGAAGAAACTTAGTAGCCAATCAAACGGGGCTGCCACAAGCTATCTTTAGTACAGAGTTTGAAACCATTGAATCCCTCGAATACACTGAGAGTGATTTGGATTATAAGAACTTCGCAGTCGTAGCAGGTCAGGGTGAAGGCGTAGAACGCAGAATTATCTCCATTGGTGACGCTGCAGGAGCTGACCGATATGAAATGTTTGTGGATGCCAGGGATGTATCAGAGGAAGATGATGAAGGAAATCCACGTCCGGTTGAAAAGGTTGTAGCTGATTTAAATAAGCGTGGAAACGAAAAGTTATCAGAACATGCTCAAGAGATTTACTTAGGTGGTCAGATACTTACTACATCAAGATTAATTTATGGCAAAGATTTCAGCGTAGGTGATGTGGTTACCGTTCGTGATAAAGGATGGGGCGTTACGATGGATACTCGGATAACTGCAGTAAAAGAAGTATACGAATATGGCAAGCGAAAGATTGAGGTAGTGTTTGATAATGATAAGCCTACCTTTATCAGTAAAATGAGGCGTGAAATAGATGCATTGAAGTATGAATTGAAGAAATGA
- a CDS encoding CD1375 family protein produces MAKLYWDLIKMNLRTVDQVPLLWREAVQVLLDNENR; encoded by the coding sequence ATGGCCAAATTATATTGGGATTTAATTAAAATGAACTTGCGAACAGTTGACCAAGTGCCGTTATTGTGGCGTGAGGCTGTACAAGTATTACTCGATAACGAAAACAGGTAA
- a CDS encoding phage tail family protein, with product METVTYTNRFGESVTFGGPPFYLQEIIGLGDVPANLQTQRVPYEDGSTLIDVLLEERSIDITFLIVNAVDDGGYETVSRRRTEVARIINPKLGPGTLRYENDYLVREILVVASSVPIFPDGEGRAKTLQKGMINFVAPDPYWRSLKIDEEPAFKPLFQFPFSGPFQMGMQRDRRIINNDGDVAAPLYIEFYGPATNPKIENITTGEFIKVNQTLAEGEKMVIDTTPGTKSVEFVDEDGSRRNVINWLHLDSVFFKLQLGENDINYTADNDVQGAIVNISYHKRYNAV from the coding sequence GTGGAGACAGTCACATATACCAATCGTTTTGGAGAGTCCGTCACATTTGGCGGTCCTCCTTTTTATTTGCAAGAAATTATCGGTCTTGGTGATGTGCCAGCCAATTTACAAACACAACGGGTACCATACGAAGACGGAAGCACCTTAATTGATGTATTGCTAGAGGAACGATCAATTGATATTACATTTCTTATAGTTAATGCAGTAGACGATGGTGGATATGAAACCGTGTCTAGGCGGAGAACAGAGGTGGCACGTATCATCAATCCTAAGCTTGGTCCTGGTACTCTACGTTATGAAAATGATTACTTAGTACGCGAGATTTTAGTAGTTGCATCTAGTGTACCTATTTTCCCTGATGGTGAAGGCAGAGCTAAAACATTACAAAAAGGCATGATCAATTTCGTGGCACCAGACCCGTATTGGCGAAGTTTGAAAATCGACGAAGAACCAGCTTTCAAACCGTTATTTCAGTTCCCATTTAGTGGTCCTTTTCAGATGGGGATGCAACGAGATAGACGAATCATAAACAATGATGGAGATGTTGCGGCACCACTTTATATAGAGTTTTATGGACCTGCAACCAACCCGAAAATCGAAAATATAACAACTGGTGAGTTCATTAAGGTCAACCAAACACTCGCTGAAGGTGAAAAGATGGTGATCGATACAACACCAGGAACAAAATCGGTTGAATTCGTTGATGAAGATGGATCTCGAAGAAACGTTATAAACTGGCTCCATTTAGACAGTGTGTTTTTCAAACTTCAGTTAGGAGAAAACGACATCAATTATACGGCTGATAATGACGTCCAAGGAGCAATTGTAAACATCAGCTACCATAAGCGATATAACGCAGTATAG